The following are encoded together in the Portunus trituberculatus isolate SZX2019 chromosome 25, ASM1759143v1, whole genome shotgun sequence genome:
- the LOC123508553 gene encoding SWI/SNF complex subunit SMARCC2-like has protein sequence MAINPRKDGGPNVKYYESSETVSQFENVRTWLMKNAKKHVQADPPNNKNLAQLVVMLLQFMEDNFGPKAPRPPMTKLPMKCFLDFKPGGGLCHILSTVYKFKSDQGWRRFDFQSPSRKDANIELFREIEKSLLSSKCWTKPVVYIQNEVDKELRNELKDIVKRHDGKIVDEDEEATHIVYDEQDPLDDEFARAVMRRDRQTLFHFYYMPDSYDSWASGVDLDYDPPESPFFFDGQWKVCANWLQDLESYNEWMNEEDYEVDESGTKKKHRGCLSVDDTMGLNDPDKKKKAKKRPRSPPSPRTKRKGSRNTNNPGKPIKKTKVEEEEEDLTRDMEDPAPEPAVTEVTTGSKIQPSKGGNYMDLDEEATEKTEKTEGPPVPESEDTATDQTHHIIVPSYAAWFDYNAIHAIEKRGLPEFFNGKNKSKTPEIYLAYRNFMIDTYRLNPTEYLTSTACRRNLAGDVCAVMRVHAFLEQWGLINYQVDADARPTPMGPPPTSHFHVLADTPAGLQSINPPKVNQPSAAKHIMDFDKKPADKKPEFGIGTDFGLKLDQYSKKTGALKNKSAASQAREWTEQETLLLLEALEMYKDDWNKVCEHVGTRTQDECILQFLRLPIEDPYLEDPEVGSGASAAALGPLAYQPIPFSKSGNPIMSTVAFLASVVDPRIAASAAKAAMDEFCRIKDEVPAALLDSHIKNVADHAASNEGKVDPTAGLGKSGIAGTEPEGEEKKEGEAETEKKEESAKKEKEGEKKEEEKKEAEPEKEKEKKEEPMEVDKPEEKKTSTEEKEKKEEEEEEKKEEGKEETKEEKKEEISPEEKKLDAERERLRKDASVQQAASAALGSAAVKAKHLAAVEERKIKSLVALLVETQMKKLEIKLRHFEELETIMDRERESLELQRQQLLQERQQFHLEQLKAAEMRARQHALHQLTQGASPAHSPAPAMAQVHQ, from the exons aTGGCGATCAACCCGAGGAAGGACGGCGGGCCAAACGTCAAGTATTATGAGTCCTCGGAGACTGTCTCACAATTCGAAAATGTCAGAACATGGCTGATGAAGAATGCCAAGAAG CATGTCCAGGCCGACCCTCCGAACAACAAGAATCTGGCGCagctggtggtgatgttgctgcAGTTCATGGAAGACAACTTTGGCCCCAAGGCTCCCCGACCACCCATGACCAAGCTCCCT ATGAAATGTTTCCTTGACTTCAAGCCTGGTGGTGGTCTGTGCCACATCCTCAGCACAGTGTACAAGTTCAAGAGTGACCAAGGCTGGCGCAGGTTTGATTTCCAG TCTCCGTCTCGCAAGGATGCCAACATTGAACTGTTCCGGGAGATTGAGAAGAGTCTGTTGTCCAGCAAGTGTTGGACGAAGCCTGTGGTGTACATCCAGAATGAGGTGGACAAGGAGCTGAGGAATGAACTAAAAGACATTGTCAAACGCCATGATGGAAAGATTGTCG acgaggatgaggaagcaACACACATTGTCTACGATGAGCAGGATCCTCTCGATGATGAGTTTGCTCGTGCCGTGATGCGCcgcgacagacagacactcttcCACTTCTACTACATGCCAGACTCTTACGACTCCTGGGCCTCTGGGGTGGACTTGGACTATGATCCTCCTGAGTCTCCATTCTTTTTCGATGGCCAGTGGAAG GTGTGTGCTAATTGGCTGCAAGACCTTGAATCCTACAATGAGTGGATGAATGAGGAGGACTATGAGGTGGACGAGTCAGGCACCAAGAAGAAGCACCGTGGCTGCCTCAGTGTGGACGACACCATGGGCCTCAACGACccagacaagaagaagaaagccaagAAGAGGCCTCGGTCGCCCCCATCACCACGCACCAAGCGGAAAGG GTCCCGTAACACCAACAACCCAGGGAAGCCCATCAAGAAGaccaaggtggaggaggaggaggaggacctgacCCGAGACATGGAGGACCCTGCCCCTGAGCCGGCTGTTACAGAGGTCACCACTGGCTCCAAGATCCAGCCCAGCAAGGGTGGCAACTACATGGATCTTGATGAGGAGGCCACTgagaagacagaaaagacaGAAGGCCCT CCGGTGCCAGAGAGTGAGGACACAGCCACCGACCAGACACACCACATCATTGTGCCGAGCTACGCGGCCTGGTTTGACTACAATGCAATCCACGCCATAGAAAAGAGAGGCCTCCCAGAATTCTTCAATGGCAAGAACAAATCTAAAACACCAGAAATATATCTTGCTTACAGAAACTTCATGATTGACACTTACAG ATTAAATCCCACCGAGTACCTGACGTCCACTGCCTGTCGCCGCAACCTTGCTGGTGACGTGTGCGCCGTGATGAGGGTCCACGCCTTCCTGGAACAGTGGGGACTCATCAACTACCAG GTTGATGCTGATGCAAGACCAACCCCCATGGGCCCCCCTCCTACATCTCACTTCCATGTGTTGGCTGACACCCCAGCTGGCCTTCAGTCAATCAACCCTCCCAAG gtcAATCAGCCTTCAGCAGCCAAACACATCATGGACTTTGACAAGAAGCCAGCAGACAAAAAGCCAGAATTTGGTATTGGTACAGATTTTGGCTTGAAGCTTGATCAGTATTCTAAGAAGACCGGGGCTCTCAAGAACAAGTCTGCTGCCAGTCAGGCAAGAGAATGGACGGAGCAGGAGACGCTGCTGTTGCTGGAGGcattagag ATGTACAAGGATGACTGGAACAAAGTGTGTGAACACGTGGGCACCAGAACACAGGACGAGTGCATCCTGCAGTTCCTCCGCTTGCCCATTGAGGATCCCTACTTGGAGGATCCAGAAGTGGGATCTGGAGCTTCAGCAGCAGCCTTGGGACCACTGGCTTATCAACCCATTCCCTTCAGCAAATCTGGCAACCCGATTATGTCCACTGTAGCATTCCTGGCATCCGTGGTTGACCCTCGCATTGCCGCCTCGGCCGCCAAGGCTGCCATGGATGAGTTCTGCCGCATCAAGGATGAGGTGCCGGCCGCCCTGCTAGATTCTCACATCAAGAATGTTGCTGACCATGCAGCGTCcaatgaaggaaaggtggaCCCAACAGCTGGCTTGGGCAAGTCAGGTATTGCTGGCACTGAaccagaaggggaagagaagaaagagggtgaggcagaaactgaaaagaaagaagagagtgctaaaaaggaaaaagagggagagaagaaggaagaggagaaaaaggaagctgaacctgagaaagaaaaagaaaagaaagaggagccAATGGAGGTTGACAAacctgaagaaaagaaaacaagtactgaagagaaagaaaagaaggaggaggaggaagaagagaagaaagaggaaggaaaggaagaaacaaaggaagaaaagaaagaagaaatcagcccagaagaaaagaagttggATGCAGAGCGTGAGCGGCTACGCAAGGATGCGTCAGTCCAGCAGGCTGCCAGCGCTGCCCTCGGCTCGGCTGCCGTCAAGGCAAAACACTTGGCTGccgtggaggagaggaaaatcaaATCCCTTGTGGCGTTGCTGGTGGAAACACAGATGAAGAAGCTGGAGATTAAGTTGAGGCACTTTGAGGAGTTGGAAACCATCATGgatcgagaaagagagagtctgGAGCTACAGCGGCAGCAGTTGCTGCAGGAGCGTCAACAGTTCCATCTGGAACAACTGAAAGCTGCAGAGATGAGGGCACGCCAGCACGCCCTGCATCAGCTGACGCAAGGTGCCAGCCCAGCCCACTCCCCTGCCCCTGCCATGGCACAAGTCCATCAGTAG
- the LOC123508686 gene encoding uncharacterized protein LOC123508686, whose translation MKVQILKVAVTVVVLAGLAAGDTKVVTPYSFPGVVVVGQAPARAVSYVHHTAAVPSFRASTLHYTAPQAVQYAVPQAVRYTAPAVRYPLVYSATYHQPAAAVVKVSYDFDDDDDDVRPLTYTAGSSWDTSLEDDDDDDMVVSPYGRFDDDHFDIDDHDDRK comes from the exons ATGAAAGTgcag ATCCTGAaggtggcggtgacggtggtggtccTGGCAGGCTTAGCTGCAGGAGACACGAAGGTGGTGACGCCCTACTCCTTCCcgggcgtggtggtggtcggcCAGGCCCCTGCACGTGCTGTCTCTTACGTGCACCACACCGCTGCCGTGCCATCCTTCAGAGCCTCAACACTTCACTATACCGCGCCTCAAGCTGTGCAGTACGCCGTGCCCCAGGCTGTCCGTTACACCGCCCCAGCTGTACGTTATCCCTTGGTGTACAGCGCGACCTACCATCAACCTGCAGCTGCCGTTGTGAAGGTCAGCTATGAtttcgatgatgatgatgatgatgtgaggCCCCTGACATACACCGCGGGGTCTTCCTGGGACACAAGCCtcgaggatgatgatgatgatgatatggtaGTCTCGCCCTATGGAAGGTTCGACGATGACCACTTTGATATTGATGACCATGATGACCGTAAGTAG